One Silene latifolia isolate original U9 population chromosome 4, ASM4854445v1, whole genome shotgun sequence DNA segment encodes these proteins:
- the LOC141652476 gene encoding vacuolar protein sorting-associated protein 52 A-like isoform X1: MADIASANQVMDVSNGGDVDGQMDVIDLGAFVGDLSFDEDLLSDDVSLEGLEHELEECKDDDVVANILSKGIKLRDYTKTVEKNLREVELDSIQDYITESDNLLSLHDQIRDCDIILSQMESLLSGFQAEIGSISSDIKVLQEKSMDMGLKLKNRKVAESKLAKFVEDIIIPPRMVDVIVDGEVNDEYMRTLEILSKKLKFVVTDSVVNTSMALKDVQPELEKLRLKAVSKVFEFIVQKLYALRKPKTNIQILQQSVLLKYKYVIYFLKEHGKEVYTEVRAAYIDTMNKVLSAHFRAYIQSLEKSQLDIATSSDLIGIEAGGGGTGLFSTRREPLKNRSSVFALGDRINILKEIDQPALIPHIAEASSQKYPYEVLFRSFHKLLIDTASSEYIFCGDFFGEESSFNEIFAGPLAVIDEHFSAVLSNSFDAIGLMLMIRLTHQHRLIMSRRRIPCLDSYLDKVNISLWPRFKMVFDMHLSSLRSANVKTLWEDDVHPHYVMRRYAEFTASLIHLNVEYGDGQLEMNLERLRMAVFDLIMKLSTQFHKSKLQSVFLINNYDMTISVLKEADPHGGKVQIHFEEVLKSQTTIFVEELLLEHFGDLIKFVKIRASEDPKSSSEKPITVADVEPLVKDFGSRWKDAIELMHKDVITSFSNFLCGMDILRASLTQLLLYYTRLTECIKKVPGGSSLNKDLVSIQLIIHEIRKYTRTF; the protein is encoded by the exons CGATGACGTGTCACTTGAAGGGCTAGAACACGAACTGGAAGAATGTAAGGATGATGAT GTGGTAGCTAACATCCTTTCAAAAGGTATTAAACTACGTGATTACACAAAGACTGTTGAGAAAAACTTGCGAGAAGTTGAACTAGATTCTATTCAG GATTATATAACAGAAAGCGATAATCTTTTATCACTTCATGATCAAATTCGCGACTGTGATATCATCTTGTCACAGATGGAATCTCTTCTCAGTGGATTTCAG GCTGAAATTGGATCGATAAGTTCGGATATAAAAGTTCTCCAAGAGAAGTCAATGGACATGGGTTTGAAGCTGAAGAATCGTAAG GTTGCAGAATCAAAGTTGGCCAAATTTGTCGAAGATATTATTATCCCACCAAGGATGGTTGATGTTATTGTTGATGGTGAG GTCAATGATGAGTACATGAGAACTTTAGAGATACTCAGTAAGAAATTGAAGTTTGTGGTTACCGATTCCGTTGTGAATACATCAATGGCTCTGAAAGATGTCCAGCCTGAGTTGGAAAAGCTTCGTTTGAAGGCAGTTTCCAAG GTATTTGAGTTCATTGTTCAGAAGCTTTATGCATTGAGGAAACCCAAAACAAACATACAGATCCTTCAACAAAGCGTTCTTTTAAAATACAA GtatgttatttattttctcaaggAACATGGGAAAGAGGTGTACACTGAAGTGCGAGCAGCTTACATTGATACGATGAACAAG GTTCTCAGTGCACATTTCCGTGCTTACATTCAGTCCCTGGAGAAATCGCAGCTTGATATTGCGACATCCAGTGATTTAATAGGTATTGAAGCCGGAGGAGGGGGCACTGGGCTTTTCTCAACAAGAAGAGAGCCTTTGAAGAATCGCTCCTCTGTTTTTGCCCTTGGGGACAGAATTAATATTTTAAAG GAAATTGATCAACCTGCACTGATTCCCCATATAGCGGAAGCAAGCTCTCAGAAGTATCCCTATGAAGTGCTTTTTCGGAGCTTCCACAAGCTGCTAATCGATACTGCTAGTTCTGA GTATATTTTTTGTGGCGACTTCTTTGGGGAAGAATCGTCATTTAATGAGATATTTGCAG GTCCATTGGCAGTTATTGATGAGCACTTCAGTGCAGTCTTATCAAATTCATTCGATGCTATTGGCTTAATGCTTATGATCCGTCTTACCCATCAGCACCGA CTTATTATGTCAAGGAGGCGCATTCCTTGCTTGGATTCGTATCTGGATAAG GTGAACATCTCACTATGGCCACGTTTCAAGATGGTTTTCGACATGCACCTCAGTAGTCTACGAAGCGCAAATGTGAAAACATTGTGGGAAGATGATGTTCATCCTCACTATGTCATGAGACGTTATGCCGAATTTACTGCTTCCCTTATTCATCTCAATGTTGAGTATGGAGATGGCCAG CTAGAGATGAACTTGGAAAGACTCAGGATGGCGGTTTTTGATTTGATTATGAAGCTATCCACACAGTTTCACAAGTCTAAACTGCAAAGCGTATTTCTTATAAACAATTATGACATGACAATTTCTGTTTTAAAG GAAGCTGATCCACATGGCGGAAAAGTTCAGATACATTTTGAGGAAGTTTTGAAGAGCCAAACTACAATTTTTGTG GAAGAGCTACTGCTGGAGCACTTCGGTGATCTGATTAAGTTCGTGAAAATAAGGGCAT CTGAGGATCCAAAATCAAGTTCTGAGAAACCCATCACGGTTGCTGATGTCGAGCCCCTAGTGAAAGACTTCGGGAGCAGATGGAAAGACGCAATAGAGTTGATGCACAAAGATGTCATAACTTCTTTCAGCAACTTCTTATGTGGAATGGATATCTTGAGAGCTTCATTGACCCAGTTACTCCTCTACTACACCAGGCTGACCGAGTGTATTAAAAAGGTACCAGGCGGGTCTTCACTAAACAAGGATCTGGTTTCGATCCAACTAATTATACACGAGATCCGGAAATACACGAGGACTTTCTAG
- the LOC141652476 gene encoding vacuolar protein sorting-associated protein 52 A-like isoform X2 translates to MADIASANQVMDVSNGGDVDGQMDVIDLGAFVGDLSFDEDLLSDDVSLEGLEHELEECKDDDVVANILSKGIKLRDYTKTVEKNLREVELDSIQDYITESDNLLSLHDQIRDCDIILSQMESLLSGFQAEIGSISSDIKVLQEKSMDMGLKLKNRKVAESKLAKFVEDIIIPPRMVDVIVDGEVFEFIVQKLYALRKPKTNIQILQQSVLLKYKYVIYFLKEHGKEVYTEVRAAYIDTMNKVLSAHFRAYIQSLEKSQLDIATSSDLIGIEAGGGGTGLFSTRREPLKNRSSVFALGDRINILKEIDQPALIPHIAEASSQKYPYEVLFRSFHKLLIDTASSEYIFCGDFFGEESSFNEIFAGPLAVIDEHFSAVLSNSFDAIGLMLMIRLTHQHRLIMSRRRIPCLDSYLDKVNISLWPRFKMVFDMHLSSLRSANVKTLWEDDVHPHYVMRRYAEFTASLIHLNVEYGDGQLEMNLERLRMAVFDLIMKLSTQFHKSKLQSVFLINNYDMTISVLKEADPHGGKVQIHFEEVLKSQTTIFVEELLLEHFGDLIKFVKIRASEDPKSSSEKPITVADVEPLVKDFGSRWKDAIELMHKDVITSFSNFLCGMDILRASLTQLLLYYTRLTECIKKVPGGSSLNKDLVSIQLIIHEIRKYTRTF, encoded by the exons CGATGACGTGTCACTTGAAGGGCTAGAACACGAACTGGAAGAATGTAAGGATGATGAT GTGGTAGCTAACATCCTTTCAAAAGGTATTAAACTACGTGATTACACAAAGACTGTTGAGAAAAACTTGCGAGAAGTTGAACTAGATTCTATTCAG GATTATATAACAGAAAGCGATAATCTTTTATCACTTCATGATCAAATTCGCGACTGTGATATCATCTTGTCACAGATGGAATCTCTTCTCAGTGGATTTCAG GCTGAAATTGGATCGATAAGTTCGGATATAAAAGTTCTCCAAGAGAAGTCAATGGACATGGGTTTGAAGCTGAAGAATCGTAAG GTTGCAGAATCAAAGTTGGCCAAATTTGTCGAAGATATTATTATCCCACCAAGGATGGTTGATGTTATTGTTGATGGTGAG GTATTTGAGTTCATTGTTCAGAAGCTTTATGCATTGAGGAAACCCAAAACAAACATACAGATCCTTCAACAAAGCGTTCTTTTAAAATACAA GtatgttatttattttctcaaggAACATGGGAAAGAGGTGTACACTGAAGTGCGAGCAGCTTACATTGATACGATGAACAAG GTTCTCAGTGCACATTTCCGTGCTTACATTCAGTCCCTGGAGAAATCGCAGCTTGATATTGCGACATCCAGTGATTTAATAGGTATTGAAGCCGGAGGAGGGGGCACTGGGCTTTTCTCAACAAGAAGAGAGCCTTTGAAGAATCGCTCCTCTGTTTTTGCCCTTGGGGACAGAATTAATATTTTAAAG GAAATTGATCAACCTGCACTGATTCCCCATATAGCGGAAGCAAGCTCTCAGAAGTATCCCTATGAAGTGCTTTTTCGGAGCTTCCACAAGCTGCTAATCGATACTGCTAGTTCTGA GTATATTTTTTGTGGCGACTTCTTTGGGGAAGAATCGTCATTTAATGAGATATTTGCAG GTCCATTGGCAGTTATTGATGAGCACTTCAGTGCAGTCTTATCAAATTCATTCGATGCTATTGGCTTAATGCTTATGATCCGTCTTACCCATCAGCACCGA CTTATTATGTCAAGGAGGCGCATTCCTTGCTTGGATTCGTATCTGGATAAG GTGAACATCTCACTATGGCCACGTTTCAAGATGGTTTTCGACATGCACCTCAGTAGTCTACGAAGCGCAAATGTGAAAACATTGTGGGAAGATGATGTTCATCCTCACTATGTCATGAGACGTTATGCCGAATTTACTGCTTCCCTTATTCATCTCAATGTTGAGTATGGAGATGGCCAG CTAGAGATGAACTTGGAAAGACTCAGGATGGCGGTTTTTGATTTGATTATGAAGCTATCCACACAGTTTCACAAGTCTAAACTGCAAAGCGTATTTCTTATAAACAATTATGACATGACAATTTCTGTTTTAAAG GAAGCTGATCCACATGGCGGAAAAGTTCAGATACATTTTGAGGAAGTTTTGAAGAGCCAAACTACAATTTTTGTG GAAGAGCTACTGCTGGAGCACTTCGGTGATCTGATTAAGTTCGTGAAAATAAGGGCAT CTGAGGATCCAAAATCAAGTTCTGAGAAACCCATCACGGTTGCTGATGTCGAGCCCCTAGTGAAAGACTTCGGGAGCAGATGGAAAGACGCAATAGAGTTGATGCACAAAGATGTCATAACTTCTTTCAGCAACTTCTTATGTGGAATGGATATCTTGAGAGCTTCATTGACCCAGTTACTCCTCTACTACACCAGGCTGACCGAGTGTATTAAAAAGGTACCAGGCGGGTCTTCACTAAACAAGGATCTGGTTTCGATCCAACTAATTATACACGAGATCCGGAAATACACGAGGACTTTCTAG